A genomic segment from Thermotoga neapolitana DSM 4359 encodes:
- a CDS encoding Na(+)/H(+) antiporter subunit B has translation MNLLILLAGGMMLIAAFFAVEAKKLLDSVIALSSLSLLSVFLFIVMRAPDVAITEASVGAGLTTAVLLITLFKMRGDDEE, from the coding sequence ATGAACCTGTTGATTTTGCTGGCCGGAGGGATGATGCTGATAGCAGCATTTTTTGCGGTGGAAGCAAAAAAGTTGCTGGACAGTGTTATAGCGCTGTCGTCTCTCAGCCTCCTGTCTGTGTTCCTCTTCATTGTCATGAGGGCCCCTGACGTTGCAATAACGGAAGCATCCGTTGGTGCTGGGCTCACCACAGCAGTACTTCTCATAACGCTCTTCAAAATGAGGGGAGATGATGAAGAATGA
- the mnhG gene encoding monovalent cation/H(+) antiporter subunit G has protein sequence MNGIIGEILILIGAFFYFLGGLGVLRMPDVYNRLQAGTKATTLGTFSTVLGVGIAKPEFLLKAVVIVFFIALTNPVGSSVLARASYLSGVKPCDCTVVDEYRGGDGE, from the coding sequence ATGAACGGGATAATCGGAGAAATACTGATATTAATCGGTGCCTTTTTCTATTTTCTTGGAGGACTTGGTGTTCTCAGGATGCCGGACGTGTACAACAGACTCCAGGCAGGAACAAAAGCCACCACACTGGGAACCTTTTCCACCGTGCTTGGAGTTGGTATTGCAAAACCGGAGTTTCTGTTGAAGGCTGTTGTCATCGTTTTTTTCATAGCACTCACAAACCCGGTGGGAAGTTCTGTCCTGGCACGGGCTTCCTATCTGTCTGGTGTAAAGCCATGTGACTGCACGGTTGTCGACGAATACAGGGGTGGTGATGGTGAATGA